One genomic region from Pseudoduganella dura encodes:
- a CDS encoding acyltransferase family protein, whose translation MKRVEALDIAKGGAIICVVLGHVVSRGTVPGAEWYMTLKWALYKFHMPLFMALSGISLGLSWRHRQSWSAVGELVAKRVRTLMIPYLLFGVIIVGGKLFAHQFMHVDNLPDGMVSGIVKIVLYPMQSPSAFLWYIQVLAWYFLLIPWMLQMDERRVPWYLLGAGILLNQFQWPELLNISAIVEYIPFFAAGILIGQNWNRLASGVLSTRYLLFWVAPFVIAIAYCILVDWLPKWFVGTLSIPAALVAAQAARGIVAEKLVFLGNHTLSIYLMNTIFIGLMKGILLPLVPYRDAWFIIYFVLLALCGTIMPVVIKLALNRFYPRAAVYI comes from the coding sequence ATGAAACGCGTTGAAGCGCTGGATATCGCTAAAGGCGGGGCGATTATATGCGTCGTGCTGGGGCATGTGGTGTCACGAGGTACTGTCCCGGGGGCGGAGTGGTACATGACGCTCAAATGGGCGCTCTATAAATTCCACATGCCTCTGTTCATGGCTCTTTCTGGCATAAGTTTGGGCCTGTCGTGGCGGCACCGGCAATCGTGGTCAGCAGTAGGGGAGTTGGTGGCCAAGCGGGTCCGCACTCTGATGATTCCCTACCTGCTGTTCGGGGTGATTATCGTCGGCGGTAAATTGTTTGCGCATCAATTTATGCATGTAGACAATCTTCCCGATGGTATGGTCAGTGGCATCGTGAAAATCGTGCTGTACCCGATGCAATCTCCCTCGGCTTTTTTATGGTATATCCAGGTTCTGGCCTGGTATTTTCTTCTCATTCCATGGATGTTGCAGATGGATGAGCGCCGCGTCCCATGGTATTTGCTGGGTGCCGGTATCCTGCTCAATCAGTTCCAGTGGCCTGAATTGCTCAATATTTCGGCGATCGTCGAATATATTCCGTTCTTCGCCGCCGGTATTCTTATTGGGCAGAACTGGAATCGCCTGGCGTCGGGCGTTCTTTCCACGCGCTATTTGTTGTTCTGGGTGGCACCGTTTGTCATCGCCATTGCCTATTGCATTCTGGTGGACTGGCTTCCGAAATGGTTTGTTGGAACGCTCTCGATTCCAGCCGCGTTGGTAGCTGCGCAAGCCGCCCGGGGCATCGTGGCCGAAAAACTGGTTTTCCTTGGGAATCACACGTTATCTATTTATCTGATGAACACAATCTTCATCGGCTTGATGAAGGGGATACTCTTGCCGCTGGTTCCCTATCGCGACGCCTGGTTTATTATCTATTTCGTTTTGCTCGCGCTGTGCGGAACAATAATGCCTGTGGTAATAAAATTAGCTCTCAACCGATTTTATCCGCGTGCGGCCGTATATATCTGA
- a CDS encoding O-antigen ligase family protein, translating to MTEILLTLIVALLAFATLGCLALAMHWGNKREHGLVPYVFYAMLAAVALGIALSSRNLNLGSDLPSMVPGGNHPIATWFSRLSSVFVLLACGERILHRLVHLREAKPIPKLLAIGFWVFVLTNVVAPAFFGRYPSLSHEYIYMALFGQCILLFSANDAELTIKSLRNACLMFLLASALMMVIRPTKVLEFSYHGLIPFMPRYSGLAPGPNSMGPLSVVCLLCLWHHPFMRSWLNRCAWALGIFSLLLTQSKTSWVAFMLAAACITFYRYRPVLAARFGDPRRPELPLLIILAVMLGSTMVGLLFMFGDVGGAIDRMSSTKAGADLASFTGRDAIWRVAMEEFYRNPIFGHGLTIWNLPFQISIGIPGAVHAHSQFFQSASSAGTVGLIGLGIYVAILLVLSLRTAQASGGLSIALFLIIVMRGVSEVPLDMTGFNLDTMAHLLLLAVLTAYRLPQAKAIQSPTEMEPQWQHLPQQREKRTALYR from the coding sequence ATGACTGAAATATTGCTAACCCTGATCGTTGCCCTCTTGGCATTCGCCACGCTGGGTTGTCTCGCACTAGCAATGCACTGGGGTAATAAGCGGGAGCATGGGCTTGTACCGTATGTTTTCTATGCAATGCTCGCAGCTGTCGCGCTCGGTATTGCGTTGTCGAGCCGCAATCTGAATCTCGGTTCGGATTTGCCGTCGATGGTGCCGGGCGGTAATCACCCGATCGCAACCTGGTTCAGCCGGTTGAGTTCCGTATTCGTGCTTCTGGCTTGTGGTGAACGAATTCTGCATCGTCTCGTGCACCTGCGCGAAGCAAAGCCGATACCGAAGCTGCTTGCCATCGGCTTTTGGGTATTTGTGCTGACGAATGTCGTTGCGCCGGCTTTTTTCGGCCGATACCCCAGCTTGTCGCATGAATATATCTACATGGCGTTGTTCGGCCAGTGCATATTGTTATTCAGCGCCAATGATGCCGAGCTGACGATAAAATCGCTCCGCAATGCCTGCCTGATGTTCCTCCTGGCCAGTGCACTGATGATGGTCATTCGACCGACGAAAGTCCTCGAGTTTTCTTACCACGGGCTGATCCCTTTCATGCCGCGTTATTCAGGCCTTGCCCCTGGACCAAACTCGATGGGGCCCTTGTCCGTCGTATGCCTGTTATGCCTGTGGCACCATCCATTCATGCGTAGCTGGCTGAATCGTTGCGCCTGGGCACTGGGTATATTTTCACTGTTGCTGACTCAGTCGAAAACCAGTTGGGTAGCTTTCATGCTTGCCGCGGCCTGTATTACTTTCTATCGTTATCGGCCCGTATTGGCCGCGCGCTTCGGAGATCCACGCAGGCCTGAACTGCCGTTGTTAATCATTCTCGCCGTAATGTTGGGATCGACCATGGTCGGTTTGCTCTTTATGTTCGGCGACGTCGGCGGTGCCATCGACCGGATGTCTTCGACGAAGGCCGGTGCCGATCTTGCATCCTTTACCGGGCGCGATGCGATATGGCGCGTTGCGATGGAGGAATTCTACAGAAACCCGATCTTCGGCCATGGTTTGACTATCTGGAATCTGCCGTTCCAGATCAGCATTGGTATCCCGGGGGCGGTGCATGCCCATAGTCAGTTCTTTCAAAGCGCATCGAGTGCCGGTACGGTGGGGTTGATCGGGCTCGGCATTTATGTGGCAATATTGCTTGTGTTATCGCTGCGTACTGCCCAGGCAAGTGGCGGTCTGTCAATAGCCTTGTTCCTGATCATTGTGATGCGAGGAGTCAGTGAAGTTCCGCTGGATATGACGGGTTTTAATCTGGATACCATGGCCCATTTGCTCCTGCTTGCAGTCTTGACGGCTTATAGGCTTCCGCAGGCAAAAGCCATCCAGTCGCCGACGGAGATGGAACCACAATGGCAACACCTCCCGCAGCAAAGGGAGAAGAGGACTGCTTTATATCGATGA